One genomic region from Streptomyces venezuelae encodes:
- the fxsT gene encoding FxSxx-COOH system tetratricopeptide repeat protein: MDDDSRPEPEAFEVAEALWLHAYQTLAARLSPSTEPPRPRPTVPPGLSGPLDGHGSPEDHEPADDPAPPAGSGLPESPGPPPGGAPEGTPGGTAGGSPGGSGAAAGGVPDGAPGRVANGGGPDPAPGLPGVPRPTVARGGPDRLPPGGDAVSAYPLAGGFQDVYVRAGPAPDLRDAPDIGRWLRPLRQMVPSASEIELDEEVTAERAAEDGLWLPYLRSADERRFDLVLVVDDHVTMTIWEQTVAEFTAVVEQSGAFRDVRVRRLGVRETAAGEEVVLHGPYGERGPAGDPAELVDRTGRRIILVLTDALAPLWRGEAGAKALELWATAGPTAVVHLLSQRDWHRTALTPRRVRVRGPRAGARNTELSVHFPEAERDPFDPPPSTWRVAVPVLELDAGWLGRWAALVAGTEPGWTDASVLLLGAPARDAWEDEEIEPCAPSVQERVRRFRSHATPTAFRLATHLAATVLEPRLVRDVRLKLVPEAQPAHVAELFLSGLVEELPSEEPLGAAFPTPLDFVDGAREALLASAMRGDTARVARSMSDFYGDRFEAARGLRGALLAPEDVPDPPLTEESLPFVRVELAVLRALSGPYLERAQRISAALEGGPPGASLAPNVPPLVHDIRHTPENSDTGGLAMTDTTASQHQREDGGALNGTPVQPIPGPSPDGQPDNGTPPAHGTTPAHGTPIPGPAAPQPQPQTHPRLSVPAVWGNVPPNNPNFVGREDLLAQVREQLLTGDTSAVLPHTLHGMGGVGKSQIAIEYVYRYASDYDIVWWIPSEQPTMILTALTELAQRMGLNAGSEANRAVPAVREALRRGDPYSRWLLVFDNAENVEAVRPYFPTGGTGKILITSRNQEWDRVARTLSVDVFSREESKSLLRRRARDLTDEDADKLAEALGDLPLAIEQAAAWQAVTGMAVPEYLRLINEKIAELMLELVPSPDYPMSVAAAWDVSLRQLEQRNPAALQLLQVCSFFAPEPISRSLFNNSRSTTIAPELDDALRHPIKLGRAIREINVYALARIEHRHDTIQLHRLVQAVLVNRMSPQQQADMRHGAHLLLADANPNSPASRELWPRYQALLPHVVVSRAVECESPWVRGLVRGMVEFLYVWGEHKGSAAMAREALEIWTEKFGPEDQQTLEMAKWLAFTLRVLGEYQEAAAMMQRTADTYIRTAGEDDEGTLDALIQLCTGLRLRAEMARGLEINRSVYERSLRAFGEDDPATLRAAHSLGVGLRLMGLYREARVYDTETARLRALNLGENHFDTLNTLSGLSIDIRETGDYLEAVAHQEDVYARYIAAFGEDNPTTLGCGRVLSVCRRRAGDHEGALELSETVWTKFVNRYGPDHPDAVACGANLVVDLRQDGQLRRSRELGEATVDRYTAKLGADHPYTLSARTNLALTLRHLGDLDAAGEHLAVALPGMRESLGDTHVLTLTTAIGAASQYAAEGRFTEALELDEKTLEILTRDHGEDHPTTLACANNVVLDLRALNRDTDATALHTETLTRFRSRLGEDHPAVAASAGGRRADVDIAPVPF; this comes from the coding sequence ATGGACGACGACTCCCGGCCGGAACCGGAGGCCTTCGAGGTGGCGGAGGCGCTGTGGCTGCACGCGTACCAGACGCTCGCGGCCCGGCTCTCCCCGTCCACCGAACCGCCGCGCCCCCGGCCGACGGTGCCGCCCGGGCTCTCCGGGCCGCTCGACGGCCACGGGAGCCCCGAAGATCACGAGCCCGCCGACGACCCTGCGCCGCCGGCGGGCTCCGGGCTGCCCGAAAGCCCCGGACCGCCACCCGGTGGAGCGCCCGAGGGGACACCGGGCGGGACGGCCGGCGGGTCTCCCGGCGGGTCCGGCGCGGCTGCCGGTGGCGTTCCCGACGGCGCTCCCGGACGGGTCGCGAACGGCGGCGGTCCCGACCCCGCGCCCGGGCTGCCCGGTGTCCCCCGGCCGACGGTGGCACGCGGCGGCCCCGACCGGCTCCCGCCCGGGGGCGACGCGGTCTCCGCGTACCCCCTCGCGGGCGGCTTCCAGGACGTGTACGTCCGGGCCGGCCCCGCACCGGACCTGCGGGACGCGCCCGACATCGGGCGCTGGCTGCGGCCGCTGAGGCAGATGGTGCCCTCGGCGTCCGAGATCGAGCTGGACGAGGAGGTCACCGCCGAGCGCGCCGCCGAGGACGGGCTGTGGCTCCCCTACCTCCGGTCGGCGGACGAGCGCCGCTTCGACCTGGTCCTGGTGGTCGACGACCACGTGACCATGACGATCTGGGAGCAGACGGTCGCCGAGTTCACCGCCGTGGTGGAGCAGTCGGGCGCCTTCCGGGACGTCCGGGTCCGCCGCCTGGGCGTGCGCGAGACCGCCGCGGGCGAGGAAGTGGTGCTGCACGGCCCGTACGGGGAGCGCGGCCCGGCCGGCGACCCCGCCGAGCTCGTCGACAGGACCGGTCGCCGGATCATCCTCGTCCTGACCGACGCCCTGGCACCGCTGTGGCGGGGCGAGGCGGGCGCGAAGGCCCTGGAGCTGTGGGCGACGGCGGGGCCGACCGCGGTCGTGCACCTGCTGTCCCAGCGGGACTGGCACCGCACCGCCCTCACGCCCCGGCGGGTGCGGGTCCGCGGCCCGCGCGCGGGCGCCCGCAACACCGAACTGTCCGTGCACTTCCCCGAGGCGGAGCGCGATCCCTTCGACCCGCCGCCCTCGACCTGGCGGGTGGCGGTTCCGGTGCTCGAGCTGGACGCGGGCTGGCTGGGCCGCTGGGCCGCGCTCGTGGCCGGTACGGAACCCGGGTGGACCGACGCGTCCGTCCTGCTCCTCGGCGCGCCCGCCCGGGACGCCTGGGAGGACGAGGAGATCGAGCCCTGCGCGCCGTCGGTGCAGGAGCGCGTCCGCCGCTTCCGCAGCCACGCCACGCCCACCGCCTTCCGGCTGGCCACGCATCTGGCCGCCACCGTCCTGGAGCCGCGACTGGTGCGGGACGTCCGGCTCAAGCTGGTTCCGGAGGCCCAACCGGCCCATGTGGCCGAGCTGTTCCTCAGCGGTCTGGTCGAGGAGCTGCCGTCCGAGGAACCGCTCGGTGCCGCCTTCCCGACCCCGCTGGACTTCGTCGACGGGGCGCGCGAGGCCCTGCTGGCCAGCGCGATGCGGGGGGACACCGCGCGGGTGGCGCGCTCGATGTCCGATTTCTACGGCGACCGTTTCGAGGCGGCCCGGGGGCTGCGCGGCGCCCTGCTCGCCCCGGAGGACGTACCCGACCCACCACTTACGGAGGAAAGTCTTCCGTTTGTCCGGGTCGAGTTGGCCGTGCTCAGAGCCCTCTCCGGGCCGTATCTGGAGCGGGCTCAGCGGATCAGCGCGGCTCTGGAGGGCGGCCCGCCGGGAGCGTCGCTCGCGCCGAACGTTCCGCCATTGGTCCACGATATCCGTCATACACCTGAAAATTCCGACACGGGCGGCCTTGCCATGACCGACACCACTGCCAGTCAGCACCAGCGCGAAGACGGAGGGGCCTTGAACGGCACCCCGGTCCAGCCGATTCCCGGCCCGAGTCCCGACGGGCAGCCGGACAACGGGACGCCCCCTGCCCACGGCACGACCCCCGCCCACGGCACGCCGATCCCCGGCCCGGCCGCCCCGCAGCCCCAGCCGCAGACCCACCCGCGCCTGTCCGTCCCCGCCGTCTGGGGCAACGTCCCCCCGAACAACCCCAACTTCGTCGGCCGGGAGGACCTCCTGGCCCAGGTCCGCGAGCAGCTGCTGACCGGTGACACCTCGGCGGTGCTGCCCCACACGCTCCACGGCATGGGCGGTGTCGGGAAGTCGCAGATCGCCATCGAATACGTCTACCGGTACGCGTCCGACTACGACATCGTGTGGTGGATCCCCTCCGAGCAGCCCACGATGATCCTCACCGCACTCACCGAACTCGCCCAGCGAATGGGCCTGAACGCGGGCAGCGAGGCCAACCGGGCCGTCCCTGCCGTCCGCGAGGCCCTGCGCCGCGGCGATCCGTACAGCAGGTGGCTGCTCGTCTTCGACAACGCCGAGAACGTGGAGGCCGTGCGCCCCTACTTCCCGACGGGCGGCACGGGCAAGATCCTCATCACCTCCCGGAACCAGGAGTGGGACCGGGTGGCCCGGACGCTCTCCGTCGACGTCTTCTCCCGCGAGGAGAGCAAGTCGCTGCTCCGCCGGCGCGCCCGCGACCTGACCGACGAGGACGCCGACAAGCTCGCCGAGGCCCTGGGCGACCTGCCGCTCGCCATCGAGCAGGCGGCGGCCTGGCAGGCCGTGACCGGCATGGCCGTGCCCGAGTACCTGCGGCTGATCAACGAGAAGATCGCCGAGCTGATGCTCGAACTCGTCCCGTCGCCCGACTATCCCATGTCGGTGGCCGCCGCCTGGGACGTCTCGCTGCGCCAGCTCGAACAGCGCAACCCGGCGGCGCTCCAACTCCTCCAGGTCTGCTCCTTCTTCGCGCCCGAGCCCATCTCCCGCTCGCTGTTCAACAACTCGCGGAGCACCACGATCGCCCCCGAGCTGGACGACGCCCTGCGGCATCCGATCAAACTCGGCCGGGCCATCCGGGAGATCAACGTCTACGCCCTGGCCCGCATCGAGCACCGGCACGACACCATCCAGCTGCACCGACTGGTCCAGGCCGTGCTGGTCAACCGCATGTCCCCGCAGCAGCAGGCGGACATGCGGCACGGCGCCCATCTGCTCCTCGCCGACGCCAACCCCAACAGCCCCGCCTCGCGCGAACTGTGGCCGCGCTACCAGGCGCTGCTCCCGCACGTGGTGGTGTCCCGGGCCGTGGAGTGCGAGTCGCCGTGGGTGCGCGGTCTCGTCCGCGGCATGGTGGAGTTCCTCTACGTCTGGGGCGAGCACAAGGGCTCGGCGGCGATGGCCCGCGAGGCGCTGGAGATCTGGACCGAGAAGTTCGGCCCCGAGGACCAGCAGACGCTGGAGATGGCGAAGTGGCTGGCCTTCACCCTGCGCGTGCTCGGTGAGTACCAGGAAGCCGCCGCGATGATGCAGCGCACGGCGGACACGTACATCCGGACCGCGGGCGAGGACGACGAGGGCACCCTCGACGCCCTCATCCAGCTGTGCACCGGCCTGCGGCTGCGGGCCGAGATGGCGCGGGGCCTGGAGATCAACCGGTCGGTGTACGAGCGCTCCCTGCGGGCGTTCGGCGAGGACGACCCGGCCACCCTCCGCGCGGCCCACAGCCTGGGCGTCGGCCTGCGGCTGATGGGGCTGTACCGGGAGGCGCGCGTGTACGACACGGAGACGGCCCGGCTGCGCGCCCTCAACCTGGGCGAGAACCACTTCGACACCCTGAACACGCTGAGCGGTCTGTCGATCGACATCCGCGAGACCGGCGACTACCTGGAGGCCGTGGCCCACCAGGAGGACGTCTACGCCCGCTACATCGCCGCCTTCGGCGAGGACAACCCCACCACCCTCGGCTGCGGCCGTGTCCTCTCGGTGTGCCGCCGCCGCGCGGGGGACCACGAAGGGGCGCTGGAGCTCTCGGAGACGGTGTGGACGAAGTTCGTGAACCGCTACGGACCCGACCACCCGGACGCCGTCGCCTGCGGGGCCAACCTCGTCGTCGACCTGCGGCAGGACGGTCAGCTGCGGCGCTCGCGGGAGCTCGGCGAGGCGACCGTCGACCGCTACACGGCGAAGCTCGGGGCCGACCACCCCTACACCCTGTCGGCCCGCACCAACCTGGCCCTCACCCTGCGGCACCTCGGGGATCTCGACGCCGCCGGGGAGCACCTCGCGGTGGCCCTGCCCGGGATGCGCGAGTCGCTGGGCGACACGCACGTCCTCACGCTGACCACGGCCATCGGCGCGGCCAGCCAGTACGCGGCCGAGGGGCGCTTCACGGAGGCCCTGGAACTGGACGAGAAGACCCTGGAGATCCTGACGCGGGACCACGGCGAGGACCACCCGACCACGCTGGCCTGCGCCAACAACGTGGTCCTGGACCTGCGTGCGCTGAACCGCGACACCGACGCCACGGCCCTGCACACCGAGACCCTGACCCGCTTCCGGAGCCGGCTCGGCGAGGACCACCCTGCGGTCGCCGCCTCGGCGGGCGGCCGGCGGGCGGACGTCGACATCGCACCCGTGCCCTTCTAG
- a CDS encoding cation:proton antiporter, whose translation MSSDSVVTHVVAALAVVIATSSALGAAARRLGQPPVVGQLFAGIALGPSLLGLLPGRVYETLFPAEIQPILTSFAQVALVLFLFAVGYELDLGLLRGRRAVATVSLGGFVVPMAMGAGLVLLLPEAFEAVNGGRPVDATFTLYMAVALSITAVPVLASIIKDQGLAGTVPGTVAMAAAGVIDALSWPVLAVVLVGGAQGSLRDWLVKAALLAVYVLVMLFVVRPLLAWWKDRAGTRVSHQIPVAVSVALASAWATNALGLHVIFGALLAGVVMPRRSDGTPDGSLLRPLQEAGGLLLPVFFAVSGMAVALDGLHGSDLLLLVVICAAAVVSKVASGTLAARGVRIPWRDSLLIGVLLNTRGLTELIVLNVGLAAGVIGPGLYALLVVMALLTTAAAGPLIRLLRRPAKGRPASTATPPETLPGQGAEAGPVPTADAAPLP comes from the coding sequence GTGAGTTCGGACTCCGTCGTCACGCATGTCGTCGCAGCTCTCGCCGTGGTGATCGCGACCTCCTCCGCCCTGGGCGCGGCGGCCCGCAGGTTAGGCCAACCACCTGTTGTGGGCCAGCTCTTCGCGGGCATCGCGCTGGGCCCCAGCCTCCTGGGGCTGCTCCCCGGCCGGGTGTACGAGACGCTCTTCCCGGCGGAGATCCAGCCCATCCTGACCTCCTTCGCCCAAGTGGCCCTGGTCCTCTTCCTGTTCGCCGTCGGATACGAACTGGACCTCGGGCTCCTGCGCGGCCGGCGGGCGGTGGCCACCGTCTCCCTGGGCGGCTTCGTCGTCCCCATGGCGATGGGCGCGGGTCTCGTCCTGCTGCTCCCCGAGGCCTTCGAGGCGGTCAACGGCGGGCGCCCGGTCGACGCCACCTTCACCCTCTACATGGCCGTGGCCCTGTCCATCACGGCGGTCCCGGTGCTCGCGAGCATCATCAAGGACCAGGGTCTTGCCGGGACCGTCCCCGGCACGGTCGCGATGGCCGCCGCCGGTGTCATCGACGCGCTGAGCTGGCCCGTCCTCGCCGTGGTGCTGGTGGGCGGCGCGCAGGGCTCGCTGCGGGACTGGCTCGTCAAGGCCGCCCTGCTGGCCGTCTACGTCCTGGTGATGCTCTTCGTCGTACGCCCCCTGCTGGCCTGGTGGAAGGACCGGGCCGGCACCCGCGTGTCCCACCAGATCCCGGTCGCCGTCTCCGTCGCGCTGGCCTCGGCCTGGGCCACCAACGCGCTCGGGCTGCACGTCATCTTCGGCGCCCTGCTCGCCGGGGTCGTGATGCCCCGCCGCTCCGACGGCACCCCGGACGGCAGCCTGCTGCGCCCGCTCCAGGAGGCCGGGGGCCTGCTGCTGCCGGTGTTCTTCGCGGTCTCCGGGATGGCGGTCGCGCTCGACGGGCTGCACGGCTCCGACCTGCTGCTCCTGGTGGTGATATGCGCCGCCGCGGTGGTCAGCAAGGTGGCCTCCGGCACGCTCGCGGCCCGTGGCGTCCGCATCCCCTGGCGGGACTCGCTGCTGATCGGCGTCCTGCTCAACACCCGCGGGCTCACCGAACTCATCGTGCTCAACGTCGGGTTGGCGGCCGGGGTGATCGGCCCCGGGCTCTACGCCCTCCTGGTCGTGATGGCACTCCTGACCACGGCGGCCGCCGGACCGCTGATCAGACTGCTGCGCCGGCCGGCCAAGGGACGCCCGGCGAGCACCGCCACACCCCCGGAGACCCTCCCGGGCCAGGGGGCCGAGGCAGGGCCCGTGCCCACGGCGGACGCGGCGCCCCTGCCGTAG
- a CDS encoding AAA family ATPase has translation MSGVQHPVESGRNGGHVSSRSWWIYRGTGRPLTDIRLGDILPAPPGWRDFDGGPVLPPVPAENAESDRRLGVVGRATPRQDAHDIDMINTALLLRRPLLVTGRPGIGKSTLAYLVARELGLGRVLHWGITSRSTLRSGLYEYDAIGRAQASLGRGRSGLPVPSQATGSGPEDGAGGARIGDFVRLGPLGTALLPYELPRVLLIDELDKSDIDLPSDLLHVLENGSYDVPELVRARHQEGEARVFTDDPDQTVTVTDGRVKCRAFPFIVITSNGERQFPPAFLRRCVRLDVSPPREDQLAAMIAAHFRDQGGRPDAMIRAFMERSRENGGLATDQLLNAVFLRTAGVREDDEAWGELLDALWRELSGAP, from the coding sequence ATGAGCGGTGTCCAACATCCGGTCGAGAGCGGTCGGAACGGCGGGCACGTCAGCAGCCGCAGCTGGTGGATCTACCGGGGGACCGGCCGGCCGCTGACCGACATCCGCCTGGGCGACATCCTGCCGGCGCCACCCGGCTGGCGGGACTTCGACGGCGGCCCGGTGCTGCCCCCCGTACCGGCCGAGAACGCCGAGAGCGACCGGCGCCTCGGCGTCGTGGGCCGCGCCACGCCCCGGCAGGACGCGCACGACATCGACATGATCAACACCGCGCTGCTGCTCCGCAGGCCGCTGCTCGTCACCGGGCGGCCGGGCATCGGCAAGTCCACCCTGGCCTACCTCGTCGCCCGCGAACTGGGCCTCGGCCGCGTGCTGCACTGGGGCATCACCTCCCGCAGCACGCTGCGCTCCGGTCTGTACGAGTACGACGCCATCGGGCGGGCCCAGGCCTCCCTGGGGCGCGGCCGGTCCGGCCTGCCGGTGCCGTCCCAGGCGACCGGCAGCGGCCCGGAGGACGGCGCGGGCGGGGCGAGGATCGGGGACTTCGTCCGGCTGGGTCCGCTGGGCACCGCCCTGCTGCCGTACGAACTCCCCCGCGTCCTGCTCATCGACGAGCTCGACAAGAGCGACATCGACCTGCCGAGCGACCTCCTGCACGTCCTGGAGAACGGCTCGTACGACGTCCCCGAGCTGGTCCGCGCCCGCCATCAGGAGGGCGAGGCCCGGGTGTTCACCGACGACCCGGACCAGACGGTGACCGTGACCGACGGCCGGGTGAAGTGCCGGGCCTTCCCGTTCATCGTGATCACCAGCAACGGCGAGCGGCAGTTCCCGCCGGCCTTCCTCCGCCGCTGCGTCCGGCTGGACGTCTCCCCGCCGCGCGAGGACCAGCTCGCCGCCATGATCGCCGCCCACTTCCGGGACCAGGGCGGCCGGCCCGACGCCATGATCCGGGCCTTCATGGAGCGCAGCCGGGAGAACGGCGGACTGGCCACGGACCAGCTGCTGAACGCGGTCTTCCTGCGGACGGCGGGCGTCCGGGAGGACGACGAGGCCTGGGGCGAGCTGCTGGACGCGCTCTGGCGCGAACTCTCGGGAGCACCCTGA
- a CDS encoding HEXXH motif domain-containing protein, which produces MQTDGRHEPARSPHHLVPSAHFDALAAGRGDAGTIRFLRTTEYSRRLLLLRALLDGVAETPGALGPLPDVDSVWDTLSAAQERSPEVFGELLLHPQVGVWLGHGLRRLRRTAWGDGPLWTDLGHVFTVCAVAALRTGLPLRTTVPLRDGGVMFPTLGLARLPDRPRWGTAEVVVEAGRLRVDPHGACVGPPDRTGTPGPPGPPGPLLCTGPPGDDVPGWQGPHRLHARVAGRPVGVWLDDIDPYRDLSEPLPAHRLSPDETARWRERFGLALGLLEDSDPEAAVALAEGLRSVTPVRSTSAWTVLSASSGDAFGGLLTSLPPDPVTFAVTLVHEFQHTKLGALLHLLTLERDDGAERHHAPWRDDPRPLSGLLQGAYAFLGITDFWSRRLDRAPAAERASAEFEFALGLRQTREAVETLGADPALTAHGRRFVRGMAARLPAWTADRRVRPGIDVMAAFSATDHRTEWRIRHLVPAPDAVRALARAFVTGAPADLRGAGSTVVPDLTARWSHARTRLIRQVLGTPEPGTPPFGTSGTSADPPAPSASASASASAAERALVAGDPAAADAYARLVAEDPEAPEAWTGLVLALALAEPATRPLLRRPELPRAVHRELRVIGTTADPRRLARWLAAGITGLPDGTRRPRA; this is translated from the coding sequence GTGCAGACCGACGGACGTCACGAACCCGCCCGCAGCCCGCACCATCTCGTTCCCTCGGCGCACTTCGACGCCCTGGCCGCGGGCCGGGGCGACGCCGGTACGATCCGCTTCCTGCGGACCACGGAGTACAGCAGGCGCCTCCTGCTGCTGCGGGCCCTGCTCGACGGCGTCGCCGAGACGCCCGGCGCTCTCGGCCCGCTGCCGGACGTGGACAGCGTGTGGGACACGCTGTCGGCCGCGCAGGAGCGCTCCCCGGAGGTCTTCGGGGAGCTGCTGCTGCACCCGCAGGTCGGGGTCTGGCTGGGGCACGGGCTGCGGCGGCTGCGGCGGACAGCCTGGGGGGACGGGCCCCTGTGGACCGACCTCGGGCACGTCTTCACGGTGTGCGCGGTCGCCGCGCTGCGCACGGGACTTCCGCTGCGCACCACCGTGCCCCTGCGGGACGGCGGCGTCATGTTCCCCACCCTCGGGCTCGCCCGGCTGCCCGACCGTCCGCGCTGGGGGACGGCGGAGGTGGTGGTGGAGGCGGGACGCCTGCGGGTCGACCCGCACGGGGCGTGCGTGGGCCCGCCGGACCGGACCGGCACACCCGGCCCGCCCGGCCCGCCCGGCCCGCTCTTATGCACCGGCCCGCCCGGCGACGACGTACCGGGATGGCAGGGGCCGCACCGGCTGCACGCGCGCGTGGCGGGACGGCCGGTGGGGGTCTGGCTGGACGACATCGACCCCTACCGGGACCTGAGCGAACCGCTCCCCGCGCACCGTCTCTCCCCGGACGAGACCGCCCGCTGGCGGGAGCGGTTCGGCCTGGCGCTGGGCCTCCTGGAGGACAGCGACCCGGAGGCGGCCGTGGCGCTCGCGGAGGGCCTGCGCAGTGTGACGCCCGTGCGGTCGACGTCGGCCTGGACGGTGCTCAGCGCCTCCTCCGGGGACGCCTTCGGCGGTCTGCTGACCTCGCTGCCGCCGGATCCGGTCACCTTCGCCGTCACCCTGGTCCACGAGTTCCAGCACACCAAACTCGGCGCGCTGCTCCATCTGCTGACGCTGGAGCGGGACGACGGCGCCGAGCGGCACCACGCCCCCTGGCGGGACGACCCCCGCCCTCTGAGCGGGCTGCTCCAGGGCGCGTACGCCTTCCTGGGGATCACCGACTTCTGGTCCCGCCGCCTGGACCGGGCGCCCGCGGCCGAACGGGCCTCGGCCGAGTTCGAGTTCGCCCTCGGCCTGCGCCAGACGCGGGAGGCCGTCGAGACCCTCGGCGCCGACCCCGCGCTGACCGCCCACGGACGCCGGTTCGTGCGGGGCATGGCCGCGCGGCTGCCCGCGTGGACGGCCGACCGGCGGGTCCGGCCGGGCATCGACGTCATGGCCGCGTTCTCCGCCACGGACCACCGCACGGAGTGGCGGATACGGCACCTGGTGCCCGCCCCGGACGCCGTACGCGCTCTCGCGAGGGCCTTCGTCACCGGGGCCCCGGCCGATCTCCGCGGCGCCGGGTCCACCGTGGTCCCCGACCTCACGGCCCGCTGGTCCCACGCCCGCACCCGTCTGATCCGGCAGGTGCTGGGAACACCGGAACCCGGCACCCCGCCTTTCGGAACCTCCGGAACCTCCGCCGACCCGCCCGCGCCCTCCGCCTCCGCTTCCGCTTCCGCCTCCGCCGCCGAACGCGCCCTGGTCGCCGGCGACCCGGCCGCGGCCGACGCCTACGCCCGCCTCGTGGCCGAGGACCCCGAGGCCCCTGAGGCCTGGACCGGCCTCGTGCTGGCGCTCGCCCTCGCCGAGCCGGCCACCCGCCCGCTGCTCCGGCGCCCCGAACTCCCCCGGGCGGTCCACCGCGAGCTCCGCGTCATCGGCACGACGGCCGACCCGCGGCGGCTGGCCCGCTGGCTCGCGGCCGGCATCACCGGCCTGCCGGACGGGACCCGGCGGCCGCGGGCCTGA
- a CDS encoding effector-associated domain 2-containing protein: MTGARPERTYALVVGAERYAAGPSWDLPGPAADARRFTGWLRGRGVPAAHVFLLLDPLPGAGGPEVDVAAGTAGREAVQEVLTRRLPVLEGDLLWVFWGGHGVTDPQGHRRLFYADAGPDDRRNLDLDAWLTAFTTDLLPGFRRQIWVVDSCQTFVEDLGFARSLPTELPSGGERLPGREQFVLLASRPGQRAVNDPVRQTGAFSRAVLAALGASDGGVWPPDMNAVADTVLGQFTGPPTGPFADGSAGAGQRPTALWHRSWAGDERRLEFPTTRRLEEPVPDAGLAALINLLAGWPGMADRDHRQLVLGMLPPDLAGSIPRMGAPRPDIISIVRTCRRHPGGLAALVEALALLEPGSLEQRELKDWTDRWLTPGSGG; encoded by the coding sequence GTGACGGGAGCGCGTCCGGAGCGCACGTACGCCCTCGTCGTCGGCGCGGAGCGGTACGCGGCCGGGCCGTCCTGGGACCTGCCGGGGCCCGCCGCCGACGCCCGCCGCTTCACCGGCTGGCTGCGCGGGCGCGGCGTACCGGCGGCCCATGTCTTCCTGCTGCTCGATCCGCTGCCCGGCGCGGGCGGACCCGAGGTCGACGTCGCCGCGGGCACCGCGGGGCGGGAGGCCGTGCAGGAGGTGCTGACGCGCCGGCTTCCGGTGCTGGAGGGCGACCTCCTGTGGGTGTTCTGGGGCGGCCACGGTGTCACCGACCCGCAGGGGCACCGCAGGCTCTTCTACGCCGACGCCGGCCCGGACGACCGCCGGAACCTGGACCTGGACGCCTGGCTGACCGCCTTCACCACCGATCTCCTGCCGGGCTTCCGGCGCCAGATCTGGGTGGTGGACTCCTGCCAGACCTTCGTCGAGGACCTCGGCTTCGCCCGCTCCCTGCCCACCGAACTGCCGTCCGGGGGCGAGCGGTTGCCGGGCCGGGAGCAGTTCGTCCTGCTGGCCTCCCGCCCGGGGCAGCGGGCGGTCAACGACCCCGTACGGCAGACGGGGGCGTTCTCCCGGGCCGTACTGGCCGCCCTCGGCGCCTCGGACGGCGGCGTGTGGCCGCCCGACATGAACGCGGTCGCGGACACCGTCCTCGGGCAGTTCACGGGGCCGCCCACCGGCCCGTTCGCCGACGGGTCCGCCGGTGCCGGGCAGCGGCCCACCGCGCTCTGGCACCGGTCCTGGGCGGGCGACGAGCGCCGGCTGGAGTTCCCGACGACCCGGCGACTGGAGGAACCGGTGCCGGACGCGGGTCTCGCCGCACTCATCAACCTGCTCGCCGGCTGGCCCGGCATGGCGGACCGGGACCACCGGCAGCTCGTGCTCGGGATGCTGCCCCCCGACCTCGCCGGATCGATCCCCCGCATGGGTGCGCCGCGCCCCGACATCATCAGCATCGTGCGCACCTGCCGGCGCCACCCCGGAGGCCTGGCCGCCCTCGTCGAGGCGCTCGCCCTGCTCGAACCGGGCTCCCTGGAACAGCGCGAGCTGAAGGACTGGACCGACCGCTGGCTGACGCCCGGATCAGGCGGCTGA